The following are from one region of the Streptococcus sp. 1643 genome:
- a CDS encoding VOC family protein — MNLNQLDIIVSDVPQVCADLESILDKKADYVDDGFAQFTIGSHCLMLSQNHLVPLENFQSGIILHIEVEDVDQNYQRLKELGVEILHGPAVTDWGTESLLVKGPAGLVIDFYRMK, encoded by the coding sequence ATGAATTTAAATCAATTAGATATTATTGTTTCAGATGTCCCTCAAGTCTGTGCTGACTTGGAGAGTATTTTGGATAAAAAGGCAGACTATGTTGATGACGGTTTTGCTCAGTTTACGATTGGCAGTCATTGTCTCATGTTGTCTCAAAATCATTTGGTTCCTTTGGAAAACTTTCAGTCAGGAATCATTCTTCATATCGAGGTTGAGGATGTAGACCAGAACTACCAACGGTTGAAAGAGCTTGGTGTCGAGATTTTACACGGACCAGCTGTAACCGATTGGGGAACGGAATCGCTACTAGTTAAAGGCCCTGCT
- the spxB gene encoding pyruvate oxidase, with protein MTQGKITASAAMLNVLKTWGVDTIYGIPSGTLSSLMDALAEDKDIRFLQVRHEETGALAAVMQAKFGGSIGVAVGSGGPGATHLINGVYDAAMDNTPFLAILGSRPVNELNMDAFQELNQNPMYNGIAVYNKRVAYAEQLPKVIDEACRAAVSKKGPAVVEIPVNFGFQEIDENSYYGSGSYERSFIAPALNEVEIDKAVEILNNAERPVIYAGYGGVKAGEVITELSRKIKAPIITTGKNFEAFEWNYEGLTGSAYRVGWKPANEVVFEADTVLFLGSNFPFAEVYEAFKNTEKFIQVDIDPYKLGKRHALDASILGDAGQAAKAILDKVNPVESTPWWRANVKNNQNWRDYMNKLEGKTEGELQLYQVYNAINKHADQDAIYSIDVGDTTQTSTRHLHMTPKNMWRTSPLFATMGIALPGGIAAKKDNPDRQVWNIMGDGAFNMCYPDVITNVQYDLPVINVVFSNGKYAFIKDKYEDTNKHLFGCDFPNADYAKIAEAQGAVGFTVDRIEDIDAVVAEAVKLNKEGKTVVIDARISQHRPLPVEVLELDPKQHSEEAIKAFKEKYEAEELVPFRLFLEEEGLQSRAIK; from the coding sequence ATGACTCAAGGGAAAATTACTGCATCTGCAGCAATGCTCAACGTATTGAAAACATGGGGCGTAGACACAATCTACGGTATCCCATCAGGAACACTCAGCTCATTGATGGATGCTTTGGCTGAAGACAAAGATATCCGCTTCTTGCAAGTTCGCCACGAAGAAACAGGTGCTCTTGCAGCGGTCATGCAAGCTAAATTCGGTGGCTCAATCGGGGTTGCAGTAGGTTCAGGTGGTCCAGGTGCGACTCACTTGATCAACGGTGTTTACGATGCAGCTATGGATAACACTCCATTCCTTGCTATCCTTGGATCACGTCCAGTTAACGAATTGAACATGGATGCCTTCCAAGAATTGAACCAAAACCCAATGTACAACGGTATCGCTGTCTACAACAAACGTGTAGCTTACGCTGAGCAATTGCCAAAAGTAATCGATGAAGCTTGCCGTGCTGCAGTTTCTAAAAAAGGTCCAGCTGTTGTTGAAATCCCAGTAAACTTCGGTTTCCAAGAAATCGACGAAAACTCATACTACGGTTCAGGTTCATACGAACGTTCATTCATCGCTCCTGCCTTGAACGAAGTTGAAATCGACAAAGCTGTTGAAATCTTGAACAATGCTGAACGCCCAGTTATCTACGCTGGTTACGGTGGTGTTAAAGCAGGTGAAGTGATTACTGAATTGTCACGTAAAATCAAAGCACCAATCATCACAACTGGTAAAAACTTTGAAGCCTTTGAATGGAACTACGAAGGTTTGACAGGTTCTGCTTACCGTGTTGGTTGGAAACCAGCCAACGAAGTAGTCTTTGAAGCAGACACAGTTCTTTTCCTTGGTTCAAACTTCCCATTTGCTGAAGTTTACGAAGCCTTCAAGAACACTGAAAAATTCATCCAAGTCGATATCGACCCTTACAAACTTGGTAAACGTCATGCCCTTGACGCTTCTATCCTTGGTGACGCAGGTCAAGCAGCGAAAGCTATCCTTGATAAAGTAAACCCAGTTGAGTCTACTCCATGGTGGCGTGCAAACGTGAAGAACAACCAAAACTGGCGTGATTACATGAACAAACTCGAAGGTAAAACCGAGGGTGAATTGCAATTGTATCAAGTTTACAATGCAATCAACAAACATGCTGACCAAGACGCTATCTACTCAATCGACGTAGGTGACACTACTCAAACATCTACTCGTCACCTTCACATGACACCTAAGAACATGTGGCGTACATCTCCACTCTTTGCGACAATGGGTATTGCCCTTCCTGGTGGTATCGCTGCTAAGAAAGACAATCCAGATCGCCAAGTATGGAACATCATGGGTGACGGTGCATTCAACATGTGCTACCCAGACGTTATCACAAACGTTCAATACGACCTTCCAGTTATCAATGTTGTCTTCTCAAATGGTAAATATGCCTTCATCAAGGACAAATACGAAGACACAAACAAACACTTGTTTGGTTGTGACTTCCCTAATGCTGACTATGCGAAAATCGCTGAAGCGCAAGGTGCTGTAGGATTTACAGTTGATCGTATCGAAGATATCGATGCAGTTGTTGCTGAAGCTGTTAAATTGAACAAAGAAGGTAAAACTGTTGTGATCGATGCTCGCATCTCTCAACATCGTCCACTTCCAGTAGAAGTACTTGAATTGGATCCAAAACAACACTCAGAAGAAGCAATCAAAGCCTTCAAGGAAAAATACGAAGCAGAAGAACTCGTACCATTCCGCCTCTTCTTGGAAGAAGAAGGATTGCAATCACGCGCAATCAAATAA